Proteins from one Sabethes cyaneus chromosome 2, idSabCyanKW18_F2, whole genome shotgun sequence genomic window:
- the LOC128733557 gene encoding tripeptidyl-peptidase 2 yields the protein MENVVDINFPAGSLVPKNETGALNFIRKYPDYDGRGVTIAILDSGVDPRAKGLEKIPGGEVKVIERFDCSGCGDVDTSKIVTAAPDGTIVGLSGRVLRLSKMMEQDNVGGEFRIGIKSMHDLYPSRIREKIVADSKLKKWDEPHKRAVAEASRDLAEFDAKNQATQNLSLKEKLTKENLDCTLEFLNSSEKKYSDLKTTYDCVLFLSKSGWVAVIDVTECGDLENAVHVREYSSTHEMANLDDFLSISINVHDEGDVLEIVGMCSSHGTHVASIASGYHEDNPELNGVAPAAKIVSLTVGDGRLGSMETGTALVRAIIKVMELCEAGRKIDVINMSYGEHGHWSNSGRVGELMSELVNKYGIVWVVSAGNHGPALCTIGTPPDISQPCCVGVGAYVSPDMMEAEYSLREKLPGNVYTWTSRDPCIDGGFGVTVCAPGAAIASVPQFTMSKAQLMNGTSMAAPHVAGSVAVIVSGLKQRNINYTAFSIKRALWNTATKIDYVDKFAQGNGLLNVEKAFENLTTYSGLVENNLRFAVTVGTNGAKGIHIRRGLLTKPEEFSVNIEPVFFNDKYTSSAYKISFNVRLTLIPSEPWIQCGSFLDLCYSTRSIIVRIDPTGLAPGVHKASVKAFDSSCVDKGVLFEIPITVVQPIVVSPTTLEYTSPEAITCKPNTILRNFLLVPKNATWAVLEMISTDKNDSVGGKFLIHTMQILPMRFCKAMETQKILPVNSAATTVYPFVCKGDNILEVCIAKYWSNFGTVPLKYSIKFHGIAPSNGGIMHSANGIHRIDLTTLSTEEVLPSVSLKSAMMVLKPSDSKITPLSERDVIHPGRQIYQNVLSYSLHLNKSQEVAFYAPLFSSVLYESEFESQFWMIFDANKMMVGCGDAYSNSNYLKLEKGDYTIRLQVRHDKKELLEKVAEANLLANIKLANTLSVDVYKSYNQAIVNGKKMVTYIFYPGVTHPVYLAPISSDRLQKASLPNQCSWLEGTIVFAKDELAKKCDFYNFMYILTEGPPVKKNGNSPNSKETKSKFEEYSEGLRDYQVAQIAKLDPENAEAVYKTVLKDNPNFPAAHLAFIDNLDNSDLKTNLPLNFAAGLEKEENGAAAAALLKVKLLKIIELADLVLKDIEQNALLAYYGMKTDNRQNAAKIKTQMDKQKQQLLEASQKKLIALCKLRIIKTIVDTNEVPGEPDAEKLEEIDQIFGDVGKFIDYNDSKVLLVSIWHAFTQKQHGRMLKYLGKLYEEKLAWEVLDETIRVVGEQKWSHVEQLLKKVIVTSNPQGYRLF from the exons ATGGAAAATGTAGTGGACATAAACTTCCCTGCCGGTTCTCTGGTTCCAAAAAATGAAACCGGAGCTCTGAACTTTATACGCAAGTATCCGGATTACGATGGGAGAGGTGTTACCATCGCCATCCTGGACTCCGGTGTCGATCCACGAGCTAAAGGACTGGAG AAAATTCCTGGCGGAGAGGTTAAAGTAATTGAACGATTCGACTGTTCTGGTTGTGGTGATGTAGATACTAGCAAAATCGTCACGGCTGCGCCGGACGGGACCATCGTGGGGTTGTCCGGTAGAGTTCTTCGGTTGTCCAAAATGATGGAACAGGATAATGTGGGCGGTGAGTTTCGCATTGGGATCAAAAGTATGCATGACTTGTACCCTTCGAGGATCCGCGAGAAGATTGTGGCAGATTCTAAGCTGAAAAAGTGGGACGAACCGCACAAAAGGGCCGTCGCTGAGGCGAGCCGTGACTTGGCCGAGTTTGATGCCAAAAATCAAGCCACACAAAACTTGTCGTTGAAAGAGAAGCTAACGAAGGAAAATCTAGACTGTACGCTGGAGTTTTTAAACTCGTCTGAGAAGAAGTATTCCGACTTGAAAACTACCTACGACTGTGTTCTGTTTCTGTCCAAAAGCGGCTGGGTAGCGGTGATTGACGTCACAGAATGTGGTGATCTGGAGAACGCGGTACACGTTCGAGAGTACAGCTCGACACATGAGATGGCTAATCTGGACGATTTTCTCTCCATATCGATCAACGTACATGATGAGGGCGATGTGCTGGAAATTGTCGGAATGTGCT CAAGTCACGGTACCCACGTTGCCTCAATTGCTAGTGGTTACCACGAGGACAACCCAGAGTTGAACGGAGTTGCACCGGCTGCTAAAATTGTTTCTCTGACCGTCGGAGATGGTCGGCTGGGATCAATGGAGACTGGAACCGCGCTGGTACGTGCCATTATTAAAGTGATGGAGCTTTGCGAAGCTGGACGGAAAATTGATGTGATCAATATGAGTTACGGCGAGCATGGTCATTGGTCAAACTCCGGCCGCGTTGGGGAGCTGATGAGTGAACTTGTCAATAAGTACGGTATCGTGTGGGTGGTATCGGCTGGAAATCACGGTCCTGCTCTTTGCACGATTGGAACTCCACCGGATATAAGTCAACCATGTTGCGTAGGAGTTGGCGCTTATGTTTCGCCAGATATGATGGAAGCCGAATACAGTCTTCGGGAAAAGCTGCCGGGAAATGTGTACACCTGGACTTCTCGAGATCCATGCATTGATGGAGGCTTTGGAGTGACAGTATGTGCTCCGGGAGCTGCCATTGCTTCTGTTCCACAATTCACGATGTCCAAAGCGCAGTTGATGAATGGAACCAGTATGGCCGCACCACACGTGGCCGGTTCGGTTGCAGTTATAGTATCTGGATTGAAGCAAAGAAACATCAACTACACAGCATTTAGTATTAAAAGAGCCCTCTGGAACACTGCCACAAAAATCGATTATGTAGATAAATTTGCCCAGGGTAATGGTTTACTGAATGTGGAGAAAGCATTTGAGAATTTGACTACCTATTCCGGGTTGGTCGAGAACAATCTCCGCTTTGCCGTTACTGTTGGAACAAACGGAGCAAAGGGAATCCACATTCGACGTGGATTGCTGACCAAACCGGAAGAGTTTAGCGTTAACATCGAGCCAGTGTTTTTCAACGATAAATATACAT CTTCCGCCTATAAAATCAGTTTCAACGTAAGACTGACACTCATCCCCTCGGAGCCGTGGATTCAATGTGGATCATTTTTGGATCTCTGCTACAGCACGCGGTCAATCATCGTAAGGATAGATCCGACTGGATTGGCTCCCGGAGTGCATAAAGCAAG TGTCAAAGCTTTCGACTCCTCTTGCGTGGACAAGGGAGTTTTGTTCGAGATTCCCATCACCGTTGTTCAACCGATTGTCGTTAGTCCGACAACATTGGAATACACTAGCCCGGAGGCAATAACCTGCAAACCAAATACCATTTTGCGCAATTTTCTCCTAGTCCCGAAAAATGCCACCTGGGCAGTGCTTGAAATGATTTCAACCGACAAAAACGATTCGGTGGGCGGTAAATTTCTAATCCATACGATGCAAATTCTTCCAATGAGATTTTGTAAAGCGATGGAAACGCAGAAAATTCTACCCGTGAACAGTGCGGCAACTACGGTGTACCCGTTTGTCTGCAAG GGCGATAACATTCTGGAGGTTTGCATAGCCAAATACTGGTCGAACTTCGGAACCGTGCCACTTAAGTATTCCATAAAGTTTCATGGCATCGCGCCTTCAAATGGAG GTATAATGCACAGCGCGAACGGTATTCACCGAATCGATCTGACTACTCTCTCAACAGAGGAAGTATTACCATCGGTTTCACTGAAATCAGCGATGATGGTGCTAAAACCTTCCGACAGTAAGATTACGCCTCTCTCGGAACGAGACGTGATCCATCCGGGTCGCCAAATCTATCAAAATGTGCTATCGTACAGTttgcatttaaataaaagtcaAGAAGTTGCATTTTATGCACCGTTATTCAGTAGTGTTCTATACGAGAGTGAGTTCGAATCACAGTTCTGGATGATCTTTGATGCGAACAAGATGATGGTTGGTTGCGGCGATGCGTATTCTAACAGCAACTATCTAAAGTTGGAAAAGGGCGATTACACAATTCGGTTGCAGGTCCGCCACGATAAAAAAGAATTGTTGGAGAAGGTGGCAGAAGCAAATCTGCTGGCAAACATAAAACTTGCCAACACACTTTCAGTAGACGTTTATAAGTCGTACAATCAGGCGATTGTCAATGGGAAAAAAATGGTGACTTACATCTTTTACCCAGGTGTAACACATCCTGTCTATCTGGCACCGATTTCCAGTGATAGGCTGCAGAAAGCTTCGTTACCCAATCAGTGTTCTTGGCTAGAAGGAACAATAGTATTTGCTAAGGATGAGTTGGCCAAGAAATGTGACTTCTATAACTTCATGTATATTCTTACCGAGGGACCCCCTGTGAAGAAAAACGGGAACTCTCCCAATTCAAAGGAAACCAAGAGTAAATTCGAAGAGTACAGTGAAGGGTTACGCGACTATCAGGTCGCACAGATCGCCAAACTGGATCCGGAGAATGCCGAGGCGGTCTACAAGACAGTACTGAAGGACAATCCGAACTTCCCGGCTGCCCATCTGGCGTTCATTGATAATCTGGACAACAGCGATCTGAAGACAAACCTGCCGCTAAACTTtgccgctggtttggaaaaggaagaaaacggcgctgcagctgctgctttGCTGAAGGTAAAATTGCTCAAAATCATCGAGCTGGCTGATCTGGTGCTGAAGGACATTGAACAAAACGCGTTGCTGGCATACTACGGAATGAAGACGGACAATCGACAAAATGCGGCTAAAATCAAAAC TCAGATGGACAAGCAGAAACAACAACTGCTGGAGGCGTCCCAGAAAAAACTGATAGCACTCTGCAAATTGCGTATTATTAAGACCATTGTGGACACCAACGAAGTGCCCGGTGAGCCCGATGCCGAAAAGCTGGAGGAAATCGATCAGATATTCGGTGACGTAGGCAAATTTATCGACTACAATGATTCGAAG GTCCTCTTGGTTTCGATTTGGCATGCGTTCACCCAGAAGCAGCATGGTCGCATGCTGAAATATCTCGGCAAGCTGTACGAAGAGAAACTGGCCTGGGAGGTTCTCGATGAGACTATCCGGGTGGTCGGTGAACAGAAGTGGTCCCATGTAGAGCAGCTGCTGAAAAAAGTGATTGTTACCTCCAACCCTCAGGGATATCGATTGTTTTAG